One region of Corvus moneduloides isolate bCorMon1 chromosome 15, bCorMon1.pri, whole genome shotgun sequence genomic DNA includes:
- the LOC116451637 gene encoding neuropeptide Y receptor type 6-like, which translates to MDKAVQHPSEILANQTISNISLSQFLDFDTCQLSFLAEFLLITAYTLVTLVGLVGNLCLIVIIKRRKEAQNVTNILIANLSLSDVLICIMCIPVTVAYTLMDHWIFGEAMCKIGSFIQSLSVTVSIFSLVLIAIERYQLIVNPCGWKPNISHAYWGILFIWGLSLIISTPFLVFHQITDEPFKHLSFHSDFYKNKVACIEAWPSHTERLIFTTSLLVFQYCFPLGFIFICYLRIFVCLRRRRGKIDRMRENENRLSENKRINMMLVSIVVTFAACWLPLNTFNVVFDWNYEALMSCNHNLAFTICHLVAMISTCINPIFYGFLNRNFQKDLVVLVHHCRCSASHEEYENIALSNLQTDASKGSLKLNNPHVDI; encoded by the coding sequence ATGGATAAAGCTGTTCAGCACCCCAGTGAGATCCTGGCTAATCAAACTATCTCTAACATTAGCCTTTCTCAGTTCTTGGACTTTGATACATGCCAACTTTCCTTCCTTGCAGAATTCTTGCTTATTACAGCTTACACATTGGTTACATTAGTGGGGCTTGTTGGAAATCTTTGCTTAATTGTTATAATAAAGAGACGGAAAGAAGCTCAAAATGTTACCAACATTTTGATCGCCAACCTCTCTTTATCAGATGTCTTAATCTGTATCATGTGCATTCCTGTCACAGTTGCATATACCTTAATGGACCACTGGATATTTGGGGAAGCAATGTGTAAAATAGGCTCTTTCATACAAAGTCTCTCTGTCACAGTCTCCATTTTCTCACTTGTACTCATTGCTATTGAGAGATATCAGTTAATTGTGAACCCATGTGGCTGGAAGCCTAATATTTCACATGCTTATTGGGGAATTCTTTTCATCTGGGGACTTTCCCTCATCATATCCACTCCATTTTTAGTGTTCCACCAAATAACAGATGAACCCTTCAAACATCTGTCTTTCCATAGTGATTTCTACAAGAACAAGGTTGCTTGCATCGAAGCATGGCCATCTCATACAGAGAGACTGATTTTCACCACTAGCCTGCTGGTTTTCCAGTACTGCTTCCCactggggtttatttttatctgcTATCTCAGGATATTTGTGTGTCTTCGAAGGAGACGTGGTAAAATAGACAGGATGAGAGAGAATGAGAACAGGCTGagtgaaaacaaaaggattAATATGATGCTGGTATCAATTGTTGTGACCTTTGCAGCTTGCTGGTTGCCTCTCAATACATTCAATGTGGTTTTTGACTGGAACTATGAGGCACTTATGAGCTGTAATCATAACCTGGCATTTACAATCTGCCACCTTGTGGCCATGATCTCAACATGTATCAATCCCATCTTTTATGGGTTTCTGAACAGGAACTTTCAGAAGGATTTGGTAGTGTTAGTTCACCACTGCAGATGCTCAGCATCACATGAGGAATATGAAAATATTGCCCTTTCAAACCTGCAAACAGATGCATCTAAGGGATCTCTGAAGTTAAATAATCCCCATGTGGATATATAA